A section of the Elizabethkingia anophelis R26 genome encodes:
- the surE gene encoding 5'/3'-nucleotidase SurE, giving the protein MKKPLILVTNDDGITAPGIRNLVSFMNEIGDVVVVAPDSPQSGKGHAITINSTLTYEEISMDGPQKDYSLSGTPVDCVKFALDKILTRKPDLVVSGINHGANSSINVIYSGTMSAAVEAGVEGLQAIGFSLLDFSWDADFSQAKTFIQSIVKKVLENPIPKGIVLNVNIPKLPAEEIKGIKVCKQANAKWEESFDERVNPHGKKYYWLSGYFNNMDKSEDADETALSDGYISVVPVKFDLTAYEYLKDLQNILTF; this is encoded by the coding sequence ATGAAAAAACCTTTGATTCTGGTTACCAATGATGACGGAATAACTGCTCCGGGAATTCGTAATCTTGTAAGTTTTATGAACGAAATCGGAGATGTTGTTGTCGTAGCTCCGGATTCTCCACAAAGTGGAAAGGGACATGCTATTACGATTAACTCTACATTAACTTATGAAGAGATTAGTATGGATGGTCCCCAAAAAGATTATTCATTAAGCGGAACTCCTGTAGACTGTGTAAAGTTTGCTCTGGATAAAATACTTACCCGAAAACCTGATCTTGTTGTATCAGGAATTAATCATGGGGCAAACTCTTCTATCAATGTAATCTACTCCGGGACAATGTCCGCAGCTGTTGAAGCGGGAGTTGAAGGCTTGCAGGCCATTGGCTTTTCTTTATTAGACTTCAGCTGGGATGCTGATTTTTCTCAGGCAAAAACTTTTATACAAAGCATTGTAAAAAAAGTCTTAGAAAATCCTATTCCAAAAGGAATTGTGTTGAATGTAAACATTCCGAAATTACCTGCTGAAGAAATAAAAGGAATAAAAGTTTGTAAACAGGCGAATGCAAAATGGGAAGAAAGCTTTGATGAAAGAGTAAACCCACACGGTAAAAAATATTACTGGCTATCCGGTTATTTCAATAATATGGACAAATCTGAAGATGCAGATGAAACAGCTCTTTCTGATGGTTATATCTCTGTTGTTCCAGTTAAATTTGACCTCACGGCTTACGAATATCTAAAAGATTTACAGAATATATTAACGTTCTAA
- a CDS encoding carboxy terminal-processing peptidase yields the protein MFKKFFGFNKLLLLSSLGTLIFCFNSPQNDDEKMQTIMVSVSNTLSYLSYNAKPINDAYSQDVYKEYFEKLDPSKKYFLQSDMDEFAKHKTKLDDYLKTGDISFFKLTNDRYLQRLADIEKISQDIFAKPINLDENEEIIMEPKLKKNPTNQKEMYAEWKKFIKYNILQEMQTLNEKEESQKKKKDSVIAKKQKDTIKYEPLTLEQKKIKATGEIKDLVSSMFNRIKKRKKMDWFSVFYMNSYTEVFDPHTNYFSPKDKEDFDANFSGKIIGIGAQIAEKKGRLFIGPLVIGAPAWKSKQVNEGDEVLKVKPDPKKEAVNVVGMLVDEAVRLIRGAKGSEVTLTLRKKDGSVKEVKLIREEVEMEDTFAKSIVVNSPNGKKYGFIYLPSFNADFNDSKGRNASTDVKNEITKLKAQNVEGIILDLRNNGGGSLTEVVDIMGLFMNNGPVVQVRSQDGKIQVLKNKNNAPVWTGPLVLMQNELSASASEILTGAIQDYGRGVILGAPHSFGKGTVQTFVSLNRFLNTNDDYGDLKLTIQKFYRISGKSTQLEGVKSDVVMDDYFTYDEIGEKYDEHALPWDQIKSSDYKPLNTIDMAGIVKRSTDRIKANKPYQLLVESAKWRQALGKEETVTLNQTKFFELMKKRKEELKKFESLTKYDNGLQFTQYQSEIERMKKDEAFSVKSKNWIKNLKRDLYLQEAMNVISEIK from the coding sequence ATGTTTAAAAAATTCTTTGGTTTTAATAAACTGCTGTTGTTGTCCTCTTTAGGGACACTTATTTTTTGTTTTAATTCCCCGCAAAATGACGATGAAAAGATGCAGACCATTATGGTTAGTGTAAGCAATACGCTGTCGTATCTTAGTTATAATGCGAAACCAATCAACGATGCTTATTCTCAGGATGTTTATAAAGAATATTTTGAAAAGTTAGATCCGAGCAAAAAATACTTTTTGCAGTCTGATATGGATGAATTTGCAAAACATAAAACAAAACTGGATGATTATCTAAAAACGGGTGATATCAGTTTCTTCAAACTTACTAATGACAGATATCTTCAAAGGCTTGCAGATATAGAAAAGATATCGCAGGATATCTTCGCTAAACCTATTAATCTGGATGAGAATGAAGAGATTATCATGGAACCAAAGCTTAAGAAGAATCCTACAAATCAGAAGGAAATGTATGCTGAATGGAAGAAGTTTATTAAATATAATATTCTTCAGGAAATGCAAACATTAAATGAAAAAGAGGAGTCGCAAAAAAAGAAAAAAGATTCTGTAATTGCTAAAAAGCAGAAGGATACTATAAAGTATGAACCTCTGACATTGGAGCAGAAAAAGATAAAAGCAACTGGGGAAATTAAAGATCTTGTTTCCAGTATGTTCAACAGAATTAAGAAGAGAAAGAAAATGGATTGGTTCTCTGTATTTTATATGAATTCTTATACAGAAGTATTTGATCCACATACCAACTACTTTTCTCCAAAGGATAAAGAAGACTTCGATGCTAATTTTAGTGGTAAGATCATTGGAATTGGAGCACAGATAGCAGAGAAGAAAGGGCGATTGTTTATCGGACCACTTGTAATTGGTGCGCCGGCTTGGAAGTCGAAACAGGTAAATGAAGGGGATGAAGTTTTAAAAGTGAAGCCAGATCCTAAAAAAGAAGCTGTAAATGTAGTAGGAATGTTGGTAGATGAGGCTGTAAGATTAATTCGTGGAGCTAAAGGATCTGAAGTAACATTAACACTTAGAAAGAAAGATGGTTCTGTAAAAGAAGTTAAGCTAATCCGTGAAGAAGTAGAGATGGAAGATACCTTTGCTAAAAGTATCGTTGTAAACTCTCCGAACGGTAAGAAATATGGATTTATATACCTGCCAAGCTTTAATGCTGATTTTAACGATTCTAAAGGAAGAAATGCTTCTACAGATGTTAAGAATGAAATTACAAAGCTAAAAGCTCAGAATGTTGAAGGTATAATACTGGACCTTAGAAATAACGGCGGAGGATCTTTAACGGAAGTTGTAGATATAATGGGGCTGTTTATGAATAACGGACCTGTCGTACAGGTAAGAAGCCAGGATGGAAAAATTCAGGTTCTGAAAAATAAAAACAATGCGCCTGTATGGACAGGACCATTGGTATTGATGCAAAACGAGCTCTCAGCATCTGCTTCCGAGATTTTAACCGGAGCAATTCAGGATTACGGTAGAGGAGTAATCTTAGGAGCTCCTCATTCATTCGGTAAAGGAACGGTACAGACATTTGTTTCTCTTAACAGGTTCCTGAATACTAATGATGATTATGGTGATCTAAAACTTACTATACAGAAATTTTACAGAATCAGTGGGAAATCTACTCAGCTGGAAGGAGTAAAATCCGATGTTGTAATGGATGATTATTTTACATATGATGAAATCGGAGAAAAATACGATGAGCATGCATTACCATGGGATCAGATAAAATCTTCAGATTACAAGCCGCTGAATACCATTGATATGGCTGGAATTGTGAAAAGAAGTACAGACAGAATTAAAGCAAACAAACCGTATCAGCTATTAGTAGAATCTGCAAAATGGCGTCAGGCACTTGGTAAAGAAGAAACAGTTACGCTTAATCAGACTAAATTCTTTGAATTAATGAAAAAGAGAAAAGAAGAATTGAAAAAGTTTGAGTCTTTAACCAAATATGATAATGGATTACAGTTTACTCAATATCAGAGTGAAATAGAACGTATGAAAAAAGACGAAGCTTTCTCTGTGAAAAGTAAAAACTGGATTAAAAATCTTAAACGAGATCTGTATCTTCAGGAGGCAATGAATGTCATATCTGAAATCAAATAA
- a CDS encoding mechanosensitive ion channel family protein, which yields MELTLKEILEYHIFALGQYSLTVYQLISSAVIVLVGLGIVRVFKSLIYKSEKIDVGKKFAFAQILKYIIIVFTAILAFRTLGVDVSPLLLGGSVILVGIGLGLQNLFLDFISGVIILLDRSIKVDDVVEIENVVGKVQQINIRTSTILTRDNKSMIIPNSILTKNKIVNMSYDDDVANFGISIGVGYDSDVDLVMKLMLEAAKEHPEVFQEKPAVARLSNFGDSSLDFSLFFNSRYLFKAEAIKSDLRLSILNKFRENNIDIPFPIRTLYTPDLLKQKENQ from the coding sequence ATGGAGTTAACATTAAAAGAAATCTTAGAGTACCACATTTTTGCATTAGGACAATATTCATTAACCGTCTATCAGTTGATATCCTCGGCCGTTATTGTTTTAGTTGGCTTAGGTATCGTACGCGTATTTAAATCACTTATTTATAAATCCGAAAAAATTGATGTTGGTAAAAAGTTCGCTTTTGCACAGATTTTAAAATACATTATTATTGTCTTTACTGCTATACTGGCATTCAGAACCTTAGGTGTAGATGTTTCTCCGCTTTTACTAGGTGGTAGTGTGATACTGGTGGGTATTGGTCTTGGTTTACAAAACTTGTTTCTGGACTTTATATCGGGTGTTATTATCCTTTTGGACAGAAGTATAAAAGTAGATGATGTAGTAGAGATTGAAAATGTTGTGGGAAAAGTCCAGCAGATTAATATTCGGACGTCTACCATCCTTACAAGAGATAATAAAAGTATGATTATTCCAAACTCTATTCTTACAAAGAATAAGATTGTAAACATGTCTTATGACGATGATGTTGCCAATTTCGGAATTAGTATTGGTGTGGGATATGATTCTGATGTAGATTTGGTTATGAAGCTAATGTTAGAAGCAGCTAAAGAACATCCTGAAGTTTTTCAGGAAAAGCCTGCTGTAGCCCGGTTGTCTAATTTTGGAGATTCCTCATTAGATTTTAGTCTGTTTTTTAATTCAAGATATTTATTCAAAGCTGAAGCTATTAAGAGTGATTTAAGGCTTTCGATTCTTAATAAATTCAGAGAGAATAACATAGATATTCCTTTTCCTATTCGTACACTTTATACTCCGGATCTTTTGAAGCAAAAGGAAAATCAGTAG
- a CDS encoding FeoA family protein yields MDRTGIIVDYDNNNMEMPGKIIEMGLLPNTPFRILYQAPFGGPLYVEYGEERSKVALREEEARYIIVEELADGK; encoded by the coding sequence ATGGACCGGACAGGAATTATTGTCGATTATGACAATAACAATATGGAAATGCCCGGTAAAATTATTGAAATGGGACTTTTGCCTAATACACCTTTCAGGATATTATATCAGGCCCCATTTGGTGGTCCTTTGTATGTGGAATATGGAGAAGAACGCTCTAAAGTAGCATTGAGGGAAGAAGAAGCTAGATATATTATTGTGGAAGAATTAGCAGATGGAAAATAA
- the feoB gene encoding ferrous iron transport protein B → MENKKKSTKILLVGNPNVGKSTIFNQLCNRNQKTGNYSGVTVSSLKGDYIYKENKVEIIDLPGTYSVYPTSEDEVICVEYLINERSNYDGVLYVADALNFKRSLLLFEQIRDLGIPVIMVANQIDEAEKRGYSLDVQKLSEEIGVTVNLTNAKKNSGIDAVKESIHLNKFTVAEEQLFQVPAEHKSKVEEIAQKTGDKNLYKAWFQLSSTRKYVSGQHHVFQNDTNTEIKGVVPKRLQTQETLRRYDNIDQIIEKVRSKRTMLKDLLTEKLDRLMVHKFWGYVLFLVVLLVIFQSVFFLAEYPKGWIEDLFTWFSSLAATYLPEGPLNSLIAEGVLPGIGGIVVFAPQIGILMYFLYIMEDSGYMARVIFLMDRLLRPFGLNGKSIIPLVSGTACAIPAIMSARNIENTKERLITILVTPFMTCSARLPIYSIIITLVIPDEYILGIGYRALALLAMYMLGFVTALVFSFFLKKGIKNTNKSFLILDLPTYKMPLWGYNFKMALLKAWGFITGAGKVIFAVSIIIWFLSYFGPHDKFDITSHKSNVELNDSYLALMGKSIEPAISPLGYDWKMGVGILTSFAAREVFVGTMSTLYTLGDDAEDGRLIDKMKADKKADGTPLFTLATGISILVFYAFAMQCISTIAIVYKETGSKKWTFIQLIGMSGLAYLASLFVFQVLK, encoded by the coding sequence ATGGAAAATAAAAAAAAATCCACCAAGATTTTATTGGTTGGAAATCCAAATGTAGGAAAGTCTACTATTTTTAATCAGTTATGTAATCGTAACCAGAAAACAGGTAACTATTCCGGGGTAACCGTTTCCAGTTTAAAAGGAGATTATATTTATAAAGAAAACAAGGTTGAAATAATTGATCTTCCCGGAACTTACAGTGTTTATCCTACTTCTGAGGATGAAGTTATCTGTGTAGAGTATCTGATTAATGAAAGAAGCAACTATGACGGTGTATTGTATGTTGCTGATGCTCTGAATTTTAAAAGGAGTTTGTTGTTGTTTGAACAAATCAGAGATTTAGGGATACCAGTAATAATGGTAGCTAATCAGATTGATGAAGCTGAAAAAAGAGGTTATTCTCTGGATGTACAGAAATTATCTGAAGAAATCGGAGTAACTGTAAACCTTACCAATGCTAAGAAGAATAGCGGAATAGATGCCGTAAAAGAAAGTATACATCTCAACAAATTTACTGTTGCAGAAGAACAGCTTTTCCAGGTTCCGGCAGAACACAAAAGCAAAGTTGAGGAAATAGCACAAAAAACAGGAGATAAAAATCTTTATAAAGCATGGTTTCAGCTTTCTTCCACAAGAAAATATGTAAGTGGACAACATCATGTTTTTCAGAATGACACCAATACGGAAATAAAAGGAGTTGTTCCAAAGCGTTTACAGACGCAGGAAACACTGCGTCGTTATGATAATATTGATCAGATTATTGAAAAAGTACGATCCAAAAGAACAATGCTGAAGGATCTGCTTACCGAGAAATTAGATCGCTTAATGGTGCACAAATTCTGGGGATATGTTCTGTTTCTGGTTGTTCTTTTGGTTATTTTTCAGAGTGTATTCTTTCTGGCGGAATATCCAAAAGGATGGATTGAGGATTTATTTACATGGTTTTCCTCACTTGCCGCAACTTATTTGCCAGAAGGACCTCTAAACAGTCTGATTGCTGAAGGAGTGCTTCCTGGTATTGGTGGTATTGTTGTTTTTGCACCGCAAATTGGGATCCTAATGTACTTCCTGTACATTATGGAGGATAGTGGTTATATGGCCAGAGTAATCTTCCTAATGGACAGATTACTGCGTCCGTTTGGACTGAATGGTAAAAGTATTATTCCTCTTGTCTCTGGTACAGCCTGTGCGATTCCGGCAATTATGTCTGCCAGAAATATTGAAAATACTAAAGAAAGACTTATTACAATCCTTGTAACGCCTTTTATGACATGTTCTGCAAGGCTTCCGATTTACAGTATTATTATAACACTGGTAATTCCGGATGAATATATTTTAGGGATTGGTTACAGAGCTTTAGCGTTGTTAGCAATGTATATGCTAGGATTTGTTACAGCACTGGTATTCTCTTTCTTCCTTAAAAAAGGGATTAAAAATACAAATAAAAGTTTTCTGATTCTGGATTTGCCAACTTACAAAATGCCTTTATGGGGATATAACTTCAAAATGGCTTTACTGAAAGCTTGGGGATTCATTACTGGAGCCGGAAAAGTAATTTTTGCAGTTAGTATTATTATATGGTTCCTGAGTTATTTCGGGCCGCATGATAAATTTGATATAACATCACATAAATCTAATGTAGAGCTGAATGACTCATACTTAGCACTTATGGGAAAAAGTATAGAACCTGCTATCAGTCCTCTTGGGTATGACTGGAAAATGGGTGTAGGGATTCTTACATCATTTGCAGCCAGAGAAGTTTTCGTAGGAACAATGTCTACATTATATACTCTTGGAGATGATGCAGAAGACGGAAGATTGATTGATAAAATGAAAGCTGATAAGAAAGCAGATGGAACACCTTTGTTTACACTGGCTACCGGAATCTCCATTCTTGTTTTCTACGCATTTGCTATGCAGTGTATCAGTACTATTGCTATTGTTTATAAAGAAACAGGGAGCAAAAAATGGACATTTATTCAGCTGATAGGAATGTCTGGTCTGGCGTATTTAGCATCGTTATTTGTATTTCAGGTACTAAAATAA
- the glmM gene encoding phosphoglucosamine mutase produces the protein MSLIKSISGIRGTIGGKTGDNLTPLDIVKFASAFGAWLQNKNNKKDITLVVGRDARISGKIVSNLASSTLQSLGINVIDLGLSTTPTVEVMVPELKADGGIIFTASHNPKEWNALKLLNEKGEFINAQDGADVLDIAEKEAFEYIDVDHLGNYSENNEGIQIHIDKVLELPDVIPGIVKEKRYKIVVDAVNSTGGIAIPKLLERMGCDVVKLYCEPNGQFPHNPEPLKEHLSEICELVVKEKADLGIVVDPDVDRLALVDENGELFGEEYTLVAVADYILRNKKGVAISNLSSSRALRDVAKSLDSEYFASAVGEVNVVNLMKEKEAVIGGEGNGGIIFPELHYGRDSLVGVALFLTHLAQQDKSVAELRATYPDYYMGKKKIELTPEIDVDKLLEKVKKEFKKEDISTVDGVKIDFPTNWVHLRKSNTEPIIRIYTEASSQEEADKLADDMIAKIKSLI, from the coding sequence ATGTCATTAATTAAGAGTATTTCTGGAATTAGAGGGACAATAGGAGGAAAAACAGGGGATAATTTAACTCCGCTGGATATCGTGAAATTTGCGTCTGCATTTGGAGCATGGCTTCAGAATAAGAACAACAAAAAAGACATTACGTTAGTTGTTGGGCGGGATGCAAGGATATCCGGAAAAATTGTTTCTAATCTTGCATCTTCTACATTACAGTCCTTAGGAATTAATGTAATAGATTTAGGATTGAGTACTACTCCTACGGTAGAAGTTATGGTACCAGAGCTTAAGGCAGATGGTGGCATTATCTTTACAGCAAGTCATAATCCTAAAGAATGGAATGCGCTGAAACTTTTAAATGAGAAAGGAGAATTCATCAATGCACAGGATGGAGCAGATGTATTGGACATTGCGGAGAAAGAAGCTTTTGAATATATTGACGTAGATCACTTAGGAAATTACTCAGAAAACAATGAAGGAATACAAATCCACATAGACAAAGTATTGGAGCTTCCTGATGTTATTCCGGGTATTGTAAAAGAAAAAAGATATAAAATAGTAGTAGATGCAGTAAACTCTACAGGAGGTATTGCAATTCCTAAACTACTGGAAAGAATGGGTTGTGATGTAGTAAAGCTATATTGTGAGCCAAACGGACAATTTCCCCACAATCCTGAGCCATTAAAAGAACATCTTTCAGAAATCTGTGAGCTAGTTGTAAAAGAAAAAGCCGATCTTGGAATCGTTGTAGACCCTGATGTAGACAGATTGGCACTTGTAGATGAGAATGGCGAGCTTTTTGGAGAAGAATATACACTGGTTGCAGTTGCAGATTACATCCTTAGAAATAAAAAAGGAGTAGCAATTTCTAACCTTTCATCGAGCAGGGCGTTGAGAGACGTAGCAAAATCACTTGATTCAGAATACTTTGCCTCTGCAGTAGGAGAAGTGAATGTAGTGAATCTGATGAAAGAAAAAGAAGCTGTAATCGGAGGAGAAGGTAACGGTGGAATTATATTCCCTGAATTGCATTATGGTAGAGACTCTTTAGTTGGTGTAGCATTATTTTTGACCCATCTAGCACAACAGGATAAATCAGTTGCAGAACTCAGAGCGACATATCCGGATTACTATATGGGTAAAAAGAAAATTGAATTAACCCCGGAGATCGATGTAGATAAGCTTCTTGAAAAAGTAAAAAAAGAATTCAAAAAAGAAGATATTTCTACTGTAGATGGTGTTAAAATAGACTTTCCAACGAATTGGGTTCACCTTCGTAAGTCAAATACTGAACCTATTATCAGAATCTATACTGAAGCATCTTCTCAGGAAGAAGCAGACAAGTTGGCTGATGATATGATTGCTAAAATAAAAAGCTTAATTTAG
- a CDS encoding tetratricopeptide repeat protein, translated as MEEFFENEAVKRFEDMLENNEEVFFDTEEYEDIISYYLEIGDYQYAETAIKYAQKLYPDSINIKVRRLEFLLEKEDNANAKTLMKELAGIADDNLDFMICCAKYYSNMGNPRKAIELCEKALEKEEDEDFIHNFIADEYKNLDDPFSALKHYKLALNYEPNDEYALESIMLCYTEMNRNEEALTFINDYLDNYPFSETAWYEYGIFHFNKKNYQEAIKGFDYLLAINPNSMAVYTNKAACYEALNEWEKAIETYIDSQEYEFTKSYSFYKIGQCYQKMEQLIPALNALQKSLHEDPQFHPAMIAISDIYEELGNLNEAAHFALEASRLSENNLDIQKKLAFLYISLGKLEEALICLKKMADTEPGRFYNWYAYTEVLMLVGDYDKAEEKLLTALKRHQRAELYYQLSNCYFNLKRETEARAALDQALRLDPTLMKDMQMKYPYIDAEIEKERSKTK; from the coding sequence TTGGAAGAATTTTTTGAAAATGAAGCTGTAAAACGCTTCGAGGATATGCTAGAGAATAATGAAGAGGTGTTTTTCGATACTGAAGAATACGAGGACATTATTTCTTATTATCTGGAAATCGGCGATTACCAATATGCCGAGACAGCTATTAAGTATGCACAGAAACTTTATCCGGATTCTATCAATATAAAAGTTCGCAGACTGGAATTTCTTCTGGAAAAAGAAGATAATGCCAATGCGAAAACTCTAATGAAAGAATTAGCAGGGATAGCAGATGATAATTTGGACTTTATGATCTGCTGCGCCAAATATTATTCTAACATGGGGAATCCGAGAAAGGCAATTGAACTGTGTGAAAAAGCTCTGGAAAAAGAAGAAGATGAAGATTTCATTCATAACTTCATTGCGGATGAATATAAGAATCTGGATGATCCTTTCTCTGCATTAAAACATTATAAGCTTGCATTAAATTATGAGCCTAATGATGAATATGCATTGGAAAGCATAATGCTTTGTTATACCGAAATGAACAGGAATGAAGAAGCCCTGACATTTATTAATGACTATCTGGACAATTACCCGTTCTCTGAAACCGCATGGTATGAATATGGTATTTTCCATTTCAATAAAAAGAATTATCAGGAAGCGATTAAAGGATTTGATTATCTGTTGGCAATTAATCCTAATTCTATGGCTGTTTATACAAATAAAGCCGCATGCTATGAGGCTTTAAATGAATGGGAAAAGGCCATAGAAACTTATATTGATTCACAGGAATACGAGTTTACCAAATCTTACTCTTTTTATAAGATAGGACAATGTTATCAGAAGATGGAGCAGCTGATCCCTGCACTCAATGCTCTACAGAAAAGTTTGCATGAAGACCCTCAGTTTCATCCGGCAATGATTGCTATTTCTGATATTTATGAAGAACTTGGTAATCTGAATGAGGCTGCGCATTTTGCACTGGAAGCATCCAGACTGAGTGAGAATAACCTGGATATACAGAAGAAGTTAGCATTCCTGTATATTAGTTTAGGAAAACTGGAAGAAGCGCTTATCTGTCTGAAAAAAATGGCTGATACAGAACCCGGAAGATTCTATAACTGGTATGCTTATACAGAAGTGTTAATGTTGGTTGGTGACTATGATAAGGCTGAAGAAAAGCTCCTTACAGCGCTGAAAAGACATCAGAGAGCAGAATTGTATTATCAGCTAAGTAACTGTTATTTTAATCTGAAAAGAGAAACAGAAGCTAGAGCAGCTTTAGATCAGGCATTACGTCTGGATCCGACTTTAATGAAAGATATGCAGATGAAATACCCTTATATAGATGCTGAAATAGAAAAGGAACGTTCTAAAACAAAATAA
- a CDS encoding DUF6080 domain-containing protein: MVIYSVFGWFIADQFRLVYDDRVPWDAYFSFDNYSIVTTGGGWERHPFSNYFFDLIREAALWLSGGKTDATFRIVLSLFSATAISFTMLQFYKYFRNIIKLPLSVNLFLLLFFSLFTTPILLSFTPETYTFSFFLLVLFNYFAALKLSQEKRIGLLPLTGFGILIGGLTITNLVKVYIPVLFEKNLFGKWKNIGKAILNAIISAGIFIFLYLWRLDFRIQLIIEQTSTQYEKFSKPKVTPLWDMMTSWFWGGSMLFPNFIVRDYKSKTGFQYKGLFMDVYSSWVSYLFIAIITVLIIWGFVANYKNKLVQVLGLSLLCDVIIHCVLKFGLHTSYIYGGHFIFVVPMLLGWLFYSQRGNPKTISALWTVLIILFAYLGFNNIYRLTEFITFANQYYR, encoded by the coding sequence ATGGTTATTTATAGTGTATTTGGATGGTTTATCGCGGATCAGTTCCGTCTGGTATATGATGACCGTGTTCCATGGGATGCTTATTTTAGTTTCGACAATTATTCAATTGTAACAACTGGTGGCGGATGGGAGCGCCATCCTTTCTCTAATTATTTTTTCGATCTTATCCGTGAAGCAGCATTATGGCTTTCCGGTGGAAAAACTGATGCTACATTCCGTATTGTTCTTTCATTATTTAGTGCTACAGCTATCTCATTTACAATGCTGCAGTTCTATAAATATTTCCGGAATATTATTAAACTCCCGCTTTCGGTAAATTTATTTTTGTTATTATTTTTCAGTTTATTTACCACCCCAATACTATTATCTTTCACTCCGGAAACCTATACCTTCTCATTTTTTCTTTTGGTACTATTTAATTATTTCGCGGCATTAAAACTTTCTCAGGAAAAGAGAATCGGGCTTCTTCCGTTAACAGGTTTTGGTATTCTGATTGGCGGACTTACTATTACAAATCTTGTGAAAGTTTATATTCCTGTTCTTTTCGAAAAGAATTTGTTTGGAAAATGGAAAAATATTGGAAAAGCAATTTTAAATGCTATTATTTCCGCCGGTATATTTATATTTTTATACTTATGGAGACTAGACTTCAGGATTCAGTTAATCATTGAGCAGACGTCTACTCAGTACGAGAAGTTTTCGAAGCCTAAAGTAACGCCTTTATGGGATATGATGACTTCGTGGTTCTGGGGAGGAAGTATGCTTTTCCCTAACTTTATTGTCAGAGATTATAAGAGTAAAACAGGCTTTCAGTATAAAGGTTTATTTATGGATGTCTACTCTTCATGGGTTTCATATCTTTTTATAGCTATTATTACAGTGCTTATTATATGGGGGTTCGTTGCTAATTACAAGAATAAACTGGTTCAGGTACTTGGATTATCGCTTTTGTGTGATGTTATTATACATTGTGTGTTAAAGTTCGGGTTACATACTTCGTATATTTACGGAGGTCATTTTATATTTGTAGTTCCCATGTTATTGGGATGGCTTTTTTACAGCCAGAGAGGGAATCCAAAAACTATTTCGGCACTCTGGACCGTTTTGATTATTTTATTCGCTTATTTAGGCTTTAATAACATCTATAGGCTAACCGAGTTTATAACTTTTGCAAATCAATATTACCGATAA